The nucleotide window TGAATGCTATCGGGTGGCAGACATTTATTTGTTTTTATGAACAACATTCCCTTCGGGGACAACCGAGATTGCGGCCCCTGGACTTGATTTCCACCTGTCTCGCTTTCCATCTATCTTCGGTTCCACGTGTCGCTCTATTTGTATATGTATTCTTACCTAATTTTATTACTTAACTATGATAAATTCATATGATTTGGTAGAAATATCAGGAGGTGCAGACAATTTTTTCGGCACCCGAGTatgtaaggggtcgtttggtacacACGTATACTAAATTATTTCAGGATTATAATTCCTGGACTACTTTATTTCACCTGGAAGATGGAATAAAATAATTCCAATTTGATTGAATGAGGTGAAATATCTAGGATTAAGTATGAGATTAAATTTATTCTATGTTTGGACGTTCCACGATTAGTATTTAGCAAAGCCATATTCTTCGATACAAAGGGTTAGAATTCAGTAGCAATTAACGATCTTTCTGTTTAAGCAAAGTTCGATTAGTCTTTTGGGAGGTTCAAATTATAGGATGCATGCATGCATAATGAGATTCAGGATGTCAAACCTTATACGTACGTTGGCCATGCCCAAATAGTAAATAGACCTACTCTTAAGGAAAACGTCAAGTTCACTGAACTTGGTTTGTTGCTGTTGGTCCGGTCCCTTCAGATAGCGAATAGCCCTTCTGATACTTTACCTCTATTTTTGTTCTAATTACGCCTCAATCACAAACGAATCAAATTTAATTCCCCTTTTACTTCATATGTTAATCTTTTATAGTAAACTAGAAGTTGCCTAAAATTATAGATCCTTTAAGTATCGCAGTCAGTCTTATATTGACACACAAATCTCTAATCAGATTATAAAAAAGATTTTTGGCATACACACAATGTTTATGTCAGTGTAACAACAGTAAAAAAATCCTTTATCTTAAGTAATTGGTCACACCTATGTGGATCTTTTTGGTTCATCATTTTCAACCTTTAACCAAACCATGCATGTGTCTTACTTACTTACGCTGAATATTAGTATTTTACAACAATAATGGAGTAATAATTATGCCTAAATCTCAAATAAGTTAATGCCGGTTAACCCAAATAACCGCCCACctgattttttaaattaaaaataaccggtgagtataatatatatatataaaatttatgtataatatatgtatatataatctATTTATACTGTCtaaaaacaataaataataaatctgGTCAGTTATTTATGTATCTATGTgtatgaaaagaaaaaataaataattaatacgatcggctatttgtgtaaagatgcATGTAATTAAACTCACGTTGTATTTAACTTGCTAATAGTAGTAAAATACAAATGGTTGAGTTTTCTTACTTTGACAAGCCCTCACATGGCCACAAGCACTTCTTTGACCGGACCCATCCTGTCCCTTGTCTAACTTCTTTCTAGCTATGCTCCTGCCTATATTCACACCTACTATTAAATTCCAAATTAACCATTTCGGCTGCCGAATTCATTCTCCTATTAGcctattaattaaattaaatttggCTCTACCCTATAAGATAATACTAAATATAGTGCCTTAAATTAATACAAATTTAACGGCCATGACTCGTGAATGAATAACATCATTATCACCTAATCTTGTTGACTACTTAATTTAGGCAATAATTCTTCTAACCAGTGGAAGTGGATTGGAATTGTTCCGATTAGACTTCataataagaaaaaaagagagaatttcaCATTTGGTCCTTAACTTTATTCACTATGACATTAAAGTCAATACTAactatttttatcacaagaaatttCCATTATAAAGAGAAAAAATTACTATTATAGTGCACAAGATTTAATGAGTTTACTGTTATTATGAATAAAATTGAGTTTTTTGACatggaaaaataattttattacattattattatattattcaatataACCATACGAGAAATTTTCCCGAAAAAGAGACTGAAGATTCTCGTTCACCTTATGGGTTGGTACCTTCAATATTATTTGAGAGAAAAAGTCAAGATTAAGAGGATCCAATGCAAATATTCCTGTAAAAGCAGAGCATCGAgacaaaaaaaaactcaaaagaaGATTTTATCTGTAAAGCATCTTCCTTAGCTTGTTAATGAAGGGAAAACTTAAAAACGCATTGTAAACAAGTAAAACAGAGTCAacacattttctatttttttttcattaacACCGAATTAAAGAAGAACTATTACAATAGAATGGCAATAATGCCACACATAATTCCTTTTTCCTGCATCAAATTAAGCCACTAATTCATTTTTGGGGAAAATCCTAGAAGGAACAGCAAAACGAGCAGAGAATGATCTAGAAAGTTCATCATCATCAGCAAAAATAGAACCCTGCTCATCGAAATTCTGTGAATAAGAATGCGGATCGTAAGTAAACCGCATTGAATTAGAGCAATCGAAAACTCGCCTTTTGTCTTTTCTGATCTTCTTCCATAGCAATCTCCAAATAGGTCCTCTGCTCGATCTGCTCACCGGAAACTTATAGGTGACGAATGGATCATAGTCTCTGCCGGAGTAGCTCCGCCGCCAGCAGATGTTGCCGGCGTCGGAATCGCACCAAGCTCCGATATCCATAAGAGTAGACAAAATGGATTACATATGTTTTCTGAATGTGAATTTGAGTTGTGAGTGAGTGAGGATTTTAATGGAATTAAAGAGGTTAAAATGTTAAATGCATGGTGGGGGAACAAAGTGGGTTATTTATATAGAGGAAAACGATGCATCTCTACACCCCAACTGTATGCTCCAGCTCAGAAATAGCACGTGACATCTTCAGGGGTAAACTAGTCATTTTAATACGTTGTCTATGGGTTGTGGCTAACATTTTTCAATTGGATTGTGATTAAGTGATGATTAGTTGTCTGTGGTATTATATACGTAtcagaaattatatatatatatatatatatatatatatatatatatatatatatattatattatattaaaataatatacaaattttatatattttttggactATTATTGTTATAGCGGCTATACGGTGACATTTTTTCTAATTGTTTTTATTCTTCAGTTGTGGAGATTTAATAGGTCTATAAACTATTGTCATTAATCATACATATATTATGCAATTAAATTGAGATGTTTGACTAGAACATTTGATGGGATCACATGGCCTTTAATTTAGACAACTCAGAGTATGAACCTTGGATTCTATTAGAGTtgatatttatgtttatatttttataacACAAATAATAGCTACGTCTCACTTGCAACTGTGTGTATTacatttgaaaagaaagaaaccAACGGGTATTCCAAAGTAAATCGTCGGGCTATTTGTATATTATGCtcttttataattttgaatttaagaaaataatcttTTTAAATCTCTTACGTGTAAAAGTAGATCTCCCATGCGTAAAAAAAAGAGGTAAGATCATAAAACTGTAAGTTTGTAGAGAGCCAAAAAACCAATTGACCTAAACCGTCAGATTCAGAGCATATTATGAAATAAATTATCCAAGAGATATGTTGTAGAGGAACAATGCAGACAAGATTAGCTAGAAAACTTGATCAGTTAAATTTCTATCCTTAACTTTCGTGGCTGTAGTAGTTAGCGATGGTGTAGTTGTGAGATGAGACTTGTGCGGATCCTGATGTTGGGGCTTCATGTCCAACAGTCAGTTTTTTTTCCTTATGTACATATAGTTTCgattttggtaataaaaatttatttactaaaaaaattaaaaataatagccACGTTTCAATTCCAAAAAATTTAGATTGATTATATGATTTCTCAAATTTCATGCTAAACTAATAACAATAACTATTGAGTTTTAATTCCAAACAAGTTGCAATTTACTACTAATATGAATTTACATTATTAATGTTGTTCCATTTAACTGGAGCAAATATTTGTGCTTAAATTATTGAGAGAAAGAGAAACTGGATCTTGCTTTCTATCTTTGTTTCTTCATATTCTCTTTGTACTTGATCTTATCTTTTCTCAGTTTCTGTTAcgcctaaaaaagaaaaaagaaaatgaaaggatGAATAGCGGGAAATCATCTACAGGGGAGTCAAGGACTGGTCTCTTTCTCTTTAGGCCGGGGCCTGGAGAAAGAGTGAGACAAAAAGAGGGACATTTGCATTTATACTCACTTTTTCGATCAGGTTTTAACTTGTGCctgttttgcaaaaaaaaattacaagcgtaACCACTTTTTCGCGgtacttcagcatacggggctgaagtagcaaagacaatcgcgcaaaactttagcattctagtagccgggacTGAAGTAGACCAAGTGTGTTGAACTTAAGCATTTtgatgctgaagttttgttctctatttgttgaacttaagcattctagtgctgaagttttgttctctatttgatgaacttgtttttgtttgtaattgctgaacttaagcattttGGTGCTGaaattttgttctctatttgctgaacttaagcatttagtgctgaagtttttttgtcatggataaactttttcaaaaacttaagCAGAAGATGCCGAAGTTaattagttcatttgtaaaaatttcaaCACTATATAAGTTGAAGTTGAATCCATAAGATCACGTTTACTTTATCAATTCTCAACAACTTTTTATATCTCTAACCAAAACATAAAAGGAAGAACAAGTCTATTTCCATTATTTTCGTTTATTTTCCTTATTTCAATTGAGTTCATTACAAAATATTATCTTCAATGCCTGCTAGATTAATCAGTAATTAATCACCTTTTTTTCTATTGTTCTGGGCTTGTGGAAGCTTCGAACTTGGGGTTTCATGGTTTTCTTTTTTTGTCTGTTGTTACCTTTGTCTTGTCGCTTGGATTCTTTATACCTTTCATAAAATGTGATATTTCCCCAGGGTGATAATATTGGTCCCTTGGTTTCTGTACCCAATTAGTATTAAGCTTAgacataaaaaaagaagaagaaaacgaaggaggaggaggataaaagggctgaaattgtttaaaaactagGTACAAGTTAAagctttttaaaaaatgggtataggttacacgggagcgaccaaatagggcgccccgtgcaatttttacaaaaagAGGAGacatttatcaaaattaaatagGCCAGCGGACGTGGTCCTTTGAGAGGGCAGAAGGTATCAAAGTAGACGTAACAATGACTGAACATGATCAGGATTGTAACATAAATAGCCGGCCAGATTCAATGTTTATTTTTTTAGccgctatatatatattatttatatttatatatatatatattatatatggataatatatatattatacattcatCGACTAATTTTTAGTTTAATAGATTAAGTGGGCggctatttgagttaattcttcaACATCATCAAAGTAGATGTAAGAATGGGCTAAACAAATTAGATTGGGCTTTCTCcaactctctttctttctttccttgtCCTCTGCGTACAGAGACAGATCCAAGATTTAATGTTTATGGGTTCCTGCAATGACTTCGAGTAAATTTTCAATAGTAATTGAATTCACATTtaaatatttgtagatatttaatGATTTTTTAGAACACATTTACACTGTTTGgacaaaagctactgggttcacGGGAACTCGTAGATGACATACTAGATCCGCCCCTGTCTGCATATCGAATGCGAATTCGCGGTGCATAACTGTATGAGCTTGAATAGCTTTTATGATTGAATTGGCGCGAATCTAAATCAGTTGAATTATAGAATTTCATGCGTGACGCGATGAAATTGAATGAGAGATAAATAGCTTTATGTTGCTCtatctaaaaaaaaaattgtatatcCATGAAATATTCACAAAGAGATCATCTCAAAAATTCCATAAGTTCATGTAGACATTCTCCAAGGCCTATCTAACTATTAACTAGTGGTTTACTCATTTTACTAATGCAATTATATTCACCCAAACCCCCAAATTGTCAgtctattttaatttttttgtgaatttttccttttagtatCGTAATACGTATTTCCTTCTTCTTCATTTATGTTATTTGATTATAGAAAATTATATTAGACGGTATTTATGGAGGTAAGAATTATAAATAATTAGGAGTCATAAATTCTTTAATAACATCAAACGATAAAAGAGTAATAAGTGTGACAAAgtgaaaagaataaaacaaacattcgcGTGGCTAAAAGTAAACTTAAGAAAAAGAGAGCTCAAAAGCTAAGATAAAACAACAATAAGAAAAGATTGCACTAACAAGTAACAATTATGGAAACCCAATCAAAATGAATCTACAAATcttcaatttcaaattttaaattttcacttaTTGTTGAGTTCTAGTAAGAGATTGTCCACCTTCAAGAAAGTTGTCGACAAGGGCGGATCCAGCCCTTTCTCGTATGAACCAGTATTTTCGAAGTGTAACACAAATTTATATGCAAAAATTTATTAAATGATaacaaataatagatatgaacccataactttaaaaatataatgagttcaatgctaaaaaatttaaaagttaaacctatcgaatttaaatcatgaatgcGCACTTGTCGATAATGCTTCTGGAACCTTTAACCTTTTTCTACAAACCCCTCACGTATAATTGACAGAAACTTCCAAACTCAGATTTCAGGTACAATCTGGGCCAACAAACAGCAGTTGTTAACAAATTTTTGCCTCAGTATTTCATCTTGGAATTTACTAAAAACATAGCACAAACGAATAGGAGTATAAAACAAGTGTTTGGAATCTCCGGCAGCCGCGTCACCAAAACTTTCAGTCAGAGACAACCCAAACCAAGCCAAGTGTACCCATGCAGATAAGTCTTGTTAACAGAAAAAAGCCACTTTGATTCCCACAGCCTTTTCTACACAAAAAAACAATACTACATTTCCCACTTGCAAAAGCTAAAGAGAAAAAGCAAACCCCATTCTATAAACCCCAGTCCTTATCCGTGATAAATATGAATCAATCTAAAGCttctttttattaaaataatactacGTACATCTCCGATCCACTTTTCTTCTCCTCCTTTCCTTCCATGCGATCGATACTCTCTAGTCTTTAGTTATATATTTCACGTTATAGTGCTGGTTTACTATTGTCAGCTAGGTTTTTTTCTTGAAATAGAAGAAGATGTGTTACTCGGGGGTTCCTTATTGGGTTGGTGCCCATGACAAAAGAGAAGGACGATATCGTCCTGTTGCGAGGGAACAAGTAGCATCAGCATCAACTGGAAGCATAGGAGCTGGTGCTGGAATGAGGAAGTTTCAGTGTGTTTGTTCCCCTACAAAACATCCAGGCTCGTTCAGGTGTAGGCACCATCATTCTGATTATAAATGGGTTGCTCCACTAGGAATTAAGCCTAGCAATCACTTGGGTACTTCTGTTGCTAAGGCTCTATGACAATTCTGTTGTACAAGTTTGCATTAGCCTTTTagtgtatttctttttctttatcaatAAGACGTGGATGATCTTGTTCATACCATCTCTAAGATCATTTTAGtctgtttttactttttgtggTTTGGGGGTGTTGATGTTTAATGACTTGCCGTTCTTTTAAAACAACATGTCGATAATACCTCTTTTTTCTTGGTGCTTGAATTGctattatattataaaataaatttattcaCAACGCGTCTGTTCGCGGAGGTAAACTCGTTGTATTGCCCAGTTAAAAATCTTTTCCTGGGTTGAAGTTTAGTTTAGCGTTGTCTAACCTTCTGTTTTGCATGAACATCTCAACGAACGAGGAAGCTCAAGGAATTGGGAAAAGGGATTCAAGGTAGGGACAATGTTTTCTCATTGTTTTGAACTGGCGAACTTTTGAAAGAGGCGCGCGCACACACGAGAGAGAGTCTGCACGTGCTAATATTATGTACCATGATTTTCCTAGAATAATGGGAAATACTACTATTGCAGAAAAAACACGTCAGACGTAACAATGTTTTCCCCCACAAAACACGACAGCGCTTCATAATTACATTAATGGGGAATCCAGTGTGCAACTTACTTAATATTTCAGATATCTAAAACCCTTGAAACACATGAATTGAATGACCAAAGAACATTTACAAGGAGAGCTCGAGCAGAGTCGGTTACTGCCCTCATTTCATTTCCATAATTATTCACAGTTCCATCACGAACCGAGTCACTGTCAGGAAAAGACAACAATAGTTTACTTCCAAGCTACGTATATGGTAAATGAGCAACAATTACTTTACATTTTGGCTTCATGTAACACTGTGAGCTTGTAAGTGATAGAGGAGATTGATTTTATAAGTTGGACAAAGAGtacttgagcagaaccttctagGAAATAGCTAACCATTTACAGCAATTCTCCTATTTTTGGTCGACATACCAAAAAACAAATTCACTAACTAAAAAATTAAGCCTCAGAAGAAAATATCATACCTCAGGGTAACAGTTCTGATGAGAAATCGTTTCGCTGCGTGTGTCCACAACAATTTCACACGACACTTTCCCCTGCAAGAACATAGAGGAAGCTGCACAATAAATCTTATTCGGACTTGCAGGTTGAGAACTAAACGAACATAATGACATTTCCTTTCGGCTGTCCAATTGCCCACCACATAACATTACAGCTTAGGAGAATTGAGTTCGCTTTTTTGGAAACTTGTGTTCCACGACAAAGCTTCGTCCTTCCCATCCAAAAAAGAGATTTAAGAGAACATTTAGAGTCAGCAAGTTTAGGGGCTTCTGATTAACCAAGATGATGCTAATTCTCTATTTAACTTATATGACCGTAAGTGTTAACGAATTTGGAGAAGGTTATCACTTTTGAATTCCATTAGGTACCTATGCTAAAATTAGATTAGAAATTCTAAGAAATCTATTGGAcatagcctctctaccttcacaagatagggataaggtctgcgtacacattatcctcccccagacctcacttgtgggattacactggattTGTTGTAGCTGTTAACTTCTAAGAAATGATGAAGGAGATTCCATTCCCCCTCATACTGAAAAGAAGGAACCCGTCAAAGACAAGAATTCCCACATCGTCTATTAACATGTTCGGTGATCAAAATAGAGTACATTGTTCAAGATTACATAATTCAATTACTCGTTGAGGCAACGGGGCCACCAAGAAAGACAAAGAATTACCAACACGATCAAGTAGAGGACAAGATACCTCGAATAATTATAAATTTGAAACAGAGTCACCATTAAAGCTGTTGAATCAGATCCATAGAAGAACGATTATCTTAAGACCATTCTATTGTACCTAGTTTTTTTCCTGCTAGAATCAAGCTATTTTCTCAGTAAAAATCAAGTGGAAAATGGGGAAATGTGGGCTCACTAGAGTATCTCAAAACAATAACACTAGTAAGCATTGCAAATGAGAAATCTAAACAAATGAAATATATCAAACCAGGAAATGATTCAGCAGTCCAATCCTGTAATGTCAACCAATTACTTTTTCAAATGTGGTTTGGTTGTCCAGTTCTAATATGCATGATTATTAGGATAAGAGACAAAGATACAAATTTTTTGGTGTCTGTTGAGAAATGGGAAGGGGGTAGCATGATTTTTCTGTTGTAAGAAAGTAGAAAAAAAGATACATCATATCAAGAACAATAAAAGTGAGGCTCTTAAAACTTTTTTTCGGTATTTAAAACATGCAGAAACTTCTCGTTTAACAAAACTAGACAGCATTATggaataaccaaaaaaaaaagagaagcatTTTGCGACAAAGGGAGTAGTACTCTTTGTACAACTAAATTTTCGTGTTAAAGAATATATAAGCTAGAAGAAATTGCCAGCTCTACATGGCCTTTTGATATATTAGTCTAAATAATATCAGCAGAAAGATGCAAATTTTGAGTATTCAACAGGAAAAAGGGATCTTGTAGAAGACATAATAATCGTTGAGCAGATTGAGAAGGGaagatttattaaaaaaaaggcagcccggtgcactaagctcccgctatgcgcggggttcggataagggccggaccacaagggtctattgtaggcagccttaccctgcatttctacaagaggctgtttccacggtttgaacccgtgacctcttggtcacatggcaacaactttatcAGTTTCGCCAAGGCTCCCTTCAGATGGAAAGATTTACTATTATCATGAAATATCTCAAAGATCCTAGACCGCTGAAATCAAAAGAGCAATTACAAGCAAAACTTTGCTTTAATATAGTTCCTCAAAGAAAACTATTTAGTACAGTTCAGGCATATCTACACATAATAAACTCTCAATCCTTTTAAGAGCAAATATGACAATTTCTCCTCTCTAAAGTTGTTTCTAGATTCTTTCTGGTGAAATATTTGTATTTTTCGTTTTCAATCATACTACTATCATTTAGCAAGGATGTTAATACAACAGCTAATAAACTTATAGAATGTTAGTAAGTAATTAAGTAATGCAATAGCATCAGAGAGCTAGAGTAGCATACCTTTATGGGAATATCAAAGAGGAATAAACCAAGCTCACCACCAATCTGAGTTACAGTATCAAAAGTAATAGAACCTCTCGCCAAGTCCTCAATCAATGGAATAATGTCAGAGAAAATGCTAATATCGTTGAGCTCCAGCGTAGCATTGATGTAAGAAGACGCCCTGGCCCTAATTTTACCATAGTCGGAGGTGACGTATCCCAGCTGCTTACCCCTGTACCCTATAGCAACCGCTACGGAGCGAAAATTGACTGAATAGAAGTCTTTATTACGAATCCTAACAGT belongs to Nicotiana tabacum cultivar K326 chromosome 6, ASM71507v2, whole genome shotgun sequence and includes:
- the LOC107778072 gene encoding uncharacterized protein LOC107778072, giving the protein MTSSKFSDPSPTPYDPLPTYPQPPQQPQYIIVLPHYYRSPRQLLRVACRRYIYSAAVLILLAAAVFFLWPSDPDVSIARLRLRHLKIHTFPKIALDVTLDVTVRIRNKDFYSVNFRSVAVAIGYRGKQLGYVTSDYGKIRARASSYINATLELNDISIFSDIIPLIEDLARGSITFDTVTQIGGELGLFLFDIPIKGKVSCEIVVDTRSETISHQNCYPE